One window of Thermacetogenium phaeum DSM 12270 genomic DNA carries:
- the hepT gene encoding type VII toxin-antitoxin system HepT family RNase toxin: MIDKEVLEEKLKLLTEYISDLVEEQKNISLEKLKENKIHRRYIERTLHLAVEACLDIGNHIIAELQLREPEDYKDIMAVLCDAGYLPPGSCSGRMYVCFLIICPLFSLEFFSEKPPAVP, encoded by the coding sequence ATGATTGATAAGGAAGTCCTGGAGGAAAAATTAAAACTTTTAACCGAGTATATTTCTGATCTAGTAGAAGAACAAAAGAACATCTCGCTAGAAAAACTAAAAGAAAATAAAATTCACCGGCGCTATATCGAGCGGACACTTCACCTGGCTGTAGAAGCCTGCCTTGATATAGGTAATCACATCATAGCTGAACTCCAACTCCGCGAACCTGAAGACTACAAAGACATAATGGCCGTTCTCTGTGATGCAGGTTACCTTCCTCCCGGGTCTTGCTCAGGAAGAATGTATGTCTGTTTCCTAATCATCTGCCCTCTTTTTTCTTTAGAATTCTTTTCA
- the mntA gene encoding type VII toxin-antitoxin system MntA family adenylyltransferase antitoxin, with the protein MDSQKTQQKIQEEIINIVSQYIVHQPDITTAYIFGSLARGRFRPESDIDIAVLFSPNIKDKLERFERRLELEIALQEKLHRPVQVIDLMEAPPPAPAPGPEIR; encoded by the coding sequence ATGGACTCACAAAAGACACAACAAAAAATACAAGAGGAAATCATTAACATAGTGTCTCAATACATTGTCCATCAACCCGACATCACCACTGCATACATCTTCGGATCACTGGCCCGTGGCCGGTTCCGCCCAGAAAGCGACATCGATATTGCCGTTCTCTTCTCTCCAAACATAAAGGACAAACTAGAGCGTTTTGAAAGACGGCTAGAGCTGGAAATCGCCCTCCAAGAAAAGCTTCACAGACCTGTTCAGGTCATTGATTTGATGGAGGCACCCCCCCCTGCTCCAGCACCAGGTCCGGAAATACGGTAA